GTGGGGTATGCGTTTGGGGGGCGAGAATCtggagaggggaagaaaacacGGGTTGAGCGGTGCAGCCTTGCAGGTCGGATCGATTCTGCCTAACTTATCCAGAATCACGGGTCGGGTCGGACCCAAATTCTAAACGGGTTGCTCGGGTTGCACCCCTATATACAATAGTCAATCTTTCATATTTGTCATAAGATcgttaaaattataaaaaaataaaattgatgagtaatattatatacagtaataaaatatataagtattacgtaattattttaaaaaataataaaatttattattaaaaaaattaattatattttatataaatttcttatttatttatttattttttcaaatgtaaataccatttctcaaaatttattgAGACTTTTCATTATCGGGAGACGAGCTTCGGTAAGCTTTTAGTTCACAATCTATCTACGTATTCCTATACATATAACGGAGTCGGAAGCAAAATGTGAAACGCGGTCGTTTCTAATGTCCCGTCCTCCAGTACTTGTTAAACCTTTCCGTGTTCACTCGGCAATCGCAAGAAAGCGTGCTGGTGTGGAAATGGATTATCTTCCGATCGGAACTGCAACCAGCACCACCGGCAGTCCGACCAGTTCATTCTCCACGGCTCCTGCCCCACCCTCCTCAGAACTGGCCCACCTGACCGAGTCCCTAAAGCTGGAGCACCAGTTCATGCGTGTCCCGTTCGAGCAATACAAGAAGACGATCCGAGCCGACAACCGCATCTTCGAGAAGGAGATGTCCGCTATGATCTCCAGCGTCTCCGAATCCTCGGATTCGGACGTTTCTACAGACGAAGCCATTCATAATCTCAGCTCGCTGGCATCCCGGCTTCAAGGGCTCAAAAGGAAGGTACGGGATTGAGAGATATAATTGCATTTGGACGAAATTGGCGGATTGGATCCTTGATTCTTTTAAGGACTCAGTCAAATTGctcaaatagtattttttttaatgatcaaAGAGTGATCTTCACCTATATGACTATGTATAAATTCAGGGAGCTCGAGTTTTGATTTGTCGAGTTCGGCTTAATTCAAAATATTCGATTTCTAGTCTGaattcaagatttttttaattttttattcgaaCTCGACTCGATAAGCTAAAATCTTAATTCGAATTCGTCAcacaaacgagttcgagtcgaACTGAGCTCGACCTCGAATtcgagtttgaatttttttaataagatttaataattaataaaataaataaataaataaataagaactaatattgaatttatacaattaacaaatagaatctctattaaattataaaattttaaaaaatttataaataattaatatctaactagttgatatttatctaaaataacaatatattatatgcctacatatattattaatacattcacttaatataatagaatatatctatttcatatatggttcccacatactagtatatgaaatttttaaattttatcaactaattattatacaaattataaaatatacctatgaagtatatttactatataggcataaataattagaatatatattatatatttaatatatatcatattagttaatacatatatacatgcataggtgtatgtatatatttatcaatatatgaatgagttttaatcgagtcgagctaacgagtcgactcgagtATAAACGAGCAAGCCTAAACGAGTTTTAGTCGAGTCGGGTcgagttttgtcgagtatgtgtcatttacaaatcgagcgagtattctgctttaacgaacgagttttttttttcacaagtagagttcgattcgagtttaaccgatCAAGTACCGAACGAGCTATCGAACATacttgttcatttacagccctataTAAAGAGGCTACCACTTGTCTaaggattaaaattttattttattcgtaATTGTTACTGTTATCCAAGTTTAaggcagttatttttatattattttgttttaaatttataaaatgagaaCTCTGAAACTGGTATTTACTTTGTACTTAGATTTAGTAATTTTATACCCGTGCAGACTAGTGATTAAAGGAGGGAGCAGTATACTTAAATATCTGGGTTGGTTTCCGTAGCAGGAGTTCCCTGGATGTGCTAATATACGTTAATAAGGTCTTGCTCTTTAGGGTGGGTCTGAAGGGACCTGTCTTGGTGAGTTACAAGTcataaaaagtaattttgtGGTTTGAACGGtggaattttattttgaagttcatAACACTGATGATTCTCTCATATTTGATTTGTTAAGTTGGAAGAGGGAACTCGTATAGGGAACTTGCAAGCACAGAAATGCCGTGCTCGGGTGGATCATTTGGAGTTGGCAGATGCTGAGAATTTTCTGGATTGGAATAACACACGCTCGAAGCGGATTCTCATAGACTACATGTTGCGAATGTCATACCACGACACTGCTGTGAAGCTGGCCGAAAGCAGCAAGATACAGGTAATCTTCCTATATTACCTACATATATATTGATGACGGGGAACCACCCCATGgcagagcccttaggactcacTCATGGAACCTAACCCCTCGGAGAGACTAGCACAGCAACCTACCGCAATGGCCTCCCAATTAAAATGCAATTTGATCTCAGGGGGAATTGAACTTGTGacatggggctcatgcacacaagttcgcCCTTATTTTAAGTAAATAGAATTTTACACTTTTCTATGTACACGTTGACATTTCTGTTGTATACTCACTACCTTTACATCTGCTGCCAATCTGACTAAATTTCACGTCTCAGGATCTTGTGGATATTGAGGTATTCCAAGAAGCAAAAAAGGTAATCAATGCTCTTCAAAATAAGAAGCTAGCTCCTGCCCTAGACTGGTATGCTGATAACAAGTCAAGGTTGAAGAAATCCAAGGTATATGCTATTCTATTGGCTTTATTTATAATTGGTGGGTACATGAGTTTGCTAGGACTGCTACTTTCTCTGCTTGCTTAGGAAAAAAGCTTATGCCGTGACTTGGATTGCTCAGcacttgtatattttattttattttattgatcgATAGGCAAGATTTATTGATCATGAgaataggcaagagcccaagtataTTTTAGGCTCCTTCCTTTTGATCACTGTTGCCAAAAATCTCAGTTGTGATCTGCTCAGTTTCCACACTTCGGCCCTAGGTTctgtttaattttttgaaagctaCCTTTTTCAGCATAATAAGCTAATTTTATTTCCTTGGACTGAGCTACTTTGAACCTCAACTTGTTTTCACTGATTAGGGTAGGTGTTCTGAACTGATAATCCAAGGAAAGCTCTAGTCATATCAGAATTTATTCTCCCAATGAACTTGTCAATGTCACGACTGAAATTGATTGCAATCATTCCAAAGCTCAATTTCACCTTCTAAGGAGCCAACGTGAGACTTTACCCTTGATGCACATTTATGATACTCATTCACCTCTACCAGTTCTTAATCACCCAATGTAAAGAAGATTTTAACATCTCACTAATGATAAAGGTGAATGAGCATCATAAATGTGCATCAAGTGTCAAGTCTCATATTGTTTCCTTATTATCTGAAATGGACTTTACAATGATTCCAATGACCTCTAATGATTAGTCCGTTTGGAGAATAAGCTCATATGTGGTTAAAGCTTTCCTTGGGTCATTATATCCAAACCATATCCTCTATGAATTCtggtaaaattataatttccatTATGACATTTTTCCTTCTTGAATGCAGTTACCACACCCAAAATTTTGCCAGCTTTCTTCTTAATGAATGGTTTTAATGTCTAATGATGCAGAGCAAATTTGAGTTCCAATTAAGACTTCAAGAGTTCATAGAGTTGGTGCGAGTTGAAAACAAGCTGGGAGCTATAACATATGCACGGAAGTACCTTGCACCTTGGGGTGCCATCCATATGAAAGAGTTGCAGAGGGTCATGGCAACACTGGCCTTTAGAAGTAATACCGAATGTGCTACATACAAGGTGAACGTCATCACTTTTGTTCTGAAAAAATGTTTTGTATGTTAGTGTAGCGGATGCACTTCTTTGATACTTTAACGGGTTGGAAGAACCATCTTTTTCTATCCACCTTTT
This genomic interval from Carya illinoinensis cultivar Pawnee chromosome 2, C.illinoinensisPawnee_v1, whole genome shotgun sequence contains the following:
- the LOC122301349 gene encoding protein MAEA homolog translates to MSRPPVLVKPFRVHSAIARKRAGVEMDYLPIGTATSTTGSPTSSFSTAPAPPSSELAHLTESLKLEHQFMRVPFEQYKKTIRADNRIFEKEMSAMISSVSESSDSDVSTDEAIHNLSSLASRLQGLKRKLEEGTRIGNLQAQKCRARVDHLELADAENFLDWNNTRSKRILIDYMLRMSYHDTAVKLAESSKIQDLVDIEVFQEAKKVINALQNKKLAPALDWYADNKSRLKKSKSKFEFQLRLQEFIELVRVENKLGAITYARKYLAPWGAIHMKELQRVMATLAFRSNTECATYKVLFEPKQWDFLAEQFKQEFCKLYGMTLEPLLNIYLQAGLSALKTPYCYEDDCSKEDPLSQDSFRKLAMPLPYSKQNHTKLVCNITKELMDTENPPQVLPNGYVYSTKALEEMAKKNNGKIACPRTGLVCNYSDLVKAYIS